One part of the Arabidopsis thaliana chromosome 1 sequence genome encodes these proteins:
- the RLP9 gene encoding receptor like protein 9 (receptor like protein 9 (RLP9); INVOLVED IN: signal transduction; LOCATED IN: endomembrane system; CONTAINS InterPro DOMAIN/s: Leucine-rich repeat, typical subtype (InterPro:IPR003591), Leucine-rich repeat-containing N-terminal domain, type 2 (InterPro:IPR013210), Leucine-rich repeat (InterPro:IPR001611); BEST Arabidopsis thaliana protein match is: receptor like protein 13 (TAIR:AT1G74170.1).), whose translation MLIFTIPQFFFAAWVMVVSLQMQGYISCIEKERKGLLELKAYVNKEYSYDWSNDTKSDCCRWERVECDRTSGRVIGLFLNQTFSDPILINLSLFHPFEELRTLNLYDFGCTGWFDDIHGYKSLGKLKKLEILDMGNNEVNNSVLPFLNAASSLRTLILHGNNMEGTFPMKELKDLSNLELLDLSGNLLNGPVPGLAVLHKLHALDLSDNTFSGSLGREGYKSFERLKNLEILDISENGVNNTVLPFINTASSLKTLILHGNNMEGTFPMKELINLRNLELLDLSKNQFVGPVPDLANFHNLQGLDMSDNKFSGSNKGLCQLKNLRELDLSQNKFTGQFPQCFDSLTQLQVLDISSNNFNGTVPSLIRNLDSVEYLALSDNEFKGFFSLELIANLSKLKVFKLSSRSNLLRLKKLSSLQPKFQLSVIELQNCNLENVPSFIQHQKDLHVINLSNNKLTGVFPYWLLEKYPNLRVLLLQNNSLTMLELPRLLNHTLQILDLSANNFDQRLPENIGKVLPNIRHLNLSNNGFQWILPSSFGEMKDIKFLDLSHNNFSGSLPMKFLIGCSSLHTLKLSYNKFFGQIFPKQTNFGSLVVLIANNNLFTGIADGLRNVQSLGVLDLSNNYLQGVIPSWFGGFFFAYLFLSNNLLEGTLPSTLFSKPTFKILDLSGNKFSGNLPSHFTGMDMSLLYLNDNEFSGTIPSTLIKDVLVLDLRNNKLSGTIPHFVKNEFILSLLLRGNTLTGHIPTDLCGLRSIRILDLANNRLKGSIPTCLNNVSFGRRLNYEVNGDKLPFEINDDEEFAVYSRLLVLPRQYSPDYTGVLMFNVEFASKSRYDSYTQESFNFMFGLDLSSNELSGDIPKELGDLQRIRALNLSHNSLSGLIPQSFSNLTDIESIDLSFNLLRGPIPQDLSKLDYMVVFNVSYNNLSGSIPSHGKFSTLDETNFIGNLLLCGSAINRSCDDNSTTEFLESDDQSGDEETTIDMEIFYWSLAATYGVTWITFIVFLCFDSPWRRVWFHFVDAFISLFKCV comes from the exons ATGTTGATATTCACTATACCGCAGTTTTTCTTCGCAGCATGGGTCATGGTTGTATCACTACAAATGCAAGGGTATATAAGTTGCATCGAGAAGGAGAGGAAGGGATTGTTGGAGCTCAAGGCTTATGTGAACAAGGAATATTCATATGATTGGTCTAATGACACGAAGAGTGATTGTTGCCGATGGGAAAGAGTGGAGTGTGATCGTACAAGTGGACGTGTGATCGGCCTCTTCTTGAATCAAACATTCAGTGATCCAATCCTGATAAATCTTTCCTTGTTTCACCCCTTTGAAGAATTGCGGACTTTAAACTTATATGATTTCGGATGCACAGGCTGGTTCGATGATATCCATG GGTATAAAAGCCTtgggaaattaaaaaaacttgagaTCCTCGATATGGGTAACAACGAAGTCAATAACAGTGTCTTACCCTTTCTAAATGCCGCTTCTTCGCTTAGAACTTTAATTCTTCATGGAAACAATATGGAAGGTACTTTTCCAATGAAAG AGCTAAAAGACTTGAGTAATCTAGAACTGTTGGATCTAAGTGGGAACTTGCTCAATGGCCCTGTGCCAG GCTTGGCGGTTTTGCATAAGCTTCATGCTTTGGATTTAAGTGACAACACATTTTCTGGATCATTAGGAAGAGAAG GTTATAAAAGCTTTGAGAGATTGAAAAATCTTGAGATCCTTGATATTAGTGAAAACGGCGTCAATAATACTGTCTTACCGTTTATAAACACGGCTTCTTcgcttaaaactttaattctTCATGGAAACAATATGGAAGGTACTTTTCCAATGAAAG AACTTATAAACTTGAGAAATCTAGAACTGCTGGATCTAAGTAAGAACCAGTTTGTTGGGCCAGTGCCAG ACTTGGCAAATTTTCATAACCTTCAAGGTTTGGACATGAGTGATAACAAATTTTCTGGGTCAAACAAAG GACTTTGTCAACTGAAAAATTTACGAGAGCTTGATCTaagtcaaaacaaatttacaggTCAATTTCCTCAATGTTTTGATAGCTTGACCCAACTCCAAGTTCTTGATATCTCTTCAAACAACTTCAATGGTACAGTTCCATCTCTTATCAGAAATCTTGATTCTGTTGAGTATTTAGCTCTCTCGGATAATGAGTTTAAgggtttcttttctttggaatTAATCGCCAACCTCTCGAAGCTCAAGGTATTCAAACTTTCATCAAGATCTAATTTGTTGCGTCTAAAAAAGTTGTCCTCCTTACAGCCAAAGTTTCAGCTAAGTGTCATCGAGCTACAAAATTGCAACTTGGAAAATGTTCCAAGCTTTATTCAACACCAGAAGGATTTGCATGTGATTAACCTCTCCAACAACAAGTTAACTGGAGTATTTCCCTATTGGCTTTTGGAGAAATATCCAAATCTTCGGGTTTTGCTTTTGCAGAACAACTCTTTAACCATGCTTGAGTTGCCAAGACTACTTAATCATACTTTGCAGATTTTGGATTTATCAGCCAATAATTTTGATCAACGGCTTCCAGAGAACATTGGAAAGGTTCTTCCAAATATAAGGCACTTGAATCTTTCCAACAATGGGTTTCAATGGATACTACCATCGTCATTCGGTGAGATGAAAGATATTAAGTTCTTGGACTTATCTCATAATAATTTCTCTGGAAGTCTACCAATGAAGTTTCTTATTGGTTGTTCTTCATTGCACACTTTGAAGCTTTCATACAACAAATTCTTTGGTCAAATTTTCCCAAAACAGACAAACTTTGGGAGTTTGGTCGTGTTGATTGCGAATAACAATCTATTTACTGGGATCGCAGATGGGTTGCGTAACGTGCAATCTCTTGGAGTGCTCGACTTGTCGAATAACTATCTACAAGGTGTCATTCCAAGTTGGTTCGGCGGCTTTTTCTTTGCCTATCTTTTTCTCTCCAACAATCTTTTAGAAGGTACCTTGCCAAGCACGCTTTTTAGTAAACctacatttaaaattttggaccTCTCTGGAAACAAGTTCTCGGGGAACTTACCTTCGCACTTCACTGGTATGGATATGAGTCTATTGTATCTCAACGACAATGAGTTCAGTGGGACAATTCCAAGTACATTGATAAAAGATGTTTTGGTACTTGATCTGCGAAATAACAAATTGTCCGGGACTATTCCGCATTTTGTCAAGAACGAGTTTatcctctctcttttgttgagGGGTAACACATTAACGGGTCATATTCCTACTGATCTATGTGGTCTAAGAAGCATTAGGATCTTGGATCTTGCCAACAACAGATTGAAGGGATCTATACCAACATGTCTCAACAATGTATCATTTGGGAGGAGGTTAAACTATGAGGTTAATGGCGACAAATTACCATTTGAAATCAATGACGATGAAGAATTCGCTGTGTATTCTAGGTTATTGGTTTTACCACGTCAGTATTCTCCAGACTACACCGGCGTTTTGATGTTCAATGTTGAATTTGCATCAAAGAGTAGGTATGATTCTTACACTCAAGAAAGTTTCAACTTTATGTTTGGACTTGATCTGTCAAGTAATGAACTCAGTGGTGACATACCAAAGGAGCTTGGAGATCTTCAGAGAATACGTGCTTTAAATCTGTCTCATAATTCCTTGTCAGGTTTGATACCTCAAAGCTTCTCCAATCTAACGGATATTGAGAGCATTGATCTTTCGTTTAACTTGTTGCGGGGACCGATACCTCAAGATCTATCCAAGTTAGACTATATGGTTGTATTCAATGTGTCCTACAACAACCTCTCAGGCTCCATTCCAAGTCACGGAAAATTTTCTACGTTGGATGAAACCAACTTCATTggtaatcttcttctctgtggTTCAGCTATAAACAGAAGTTGTGATGATAACAGCACTACCGAGTTCCTTGAATCTGATGATCAAAGCGGGGATGAGGAAACAACAATCGATATGGAAATTTTCTACTGGAGTCTTGCTGCTACCTATGGTGTAACATGGATCACATTTATTGTGTTTCTTTGCTTTGATTCACCTTGGCGCCGAGTATGGTTTCACTTTGTTGATGCTTTTATCAGTCTTTTCAAGTGTGTTTGA
- the RLP9 gene encoding receptor like protein 9 (receptor like protein 9 (RLP9); INVOLVED IN: signal transduction; LOCATED IN: endomembrane system; CONTAINS InterPro DOMAIN/s: Leucine-rich repeat, typical subtype (InterPro:IPR003591), Leucine-rich repeat-containing N-terminal domain, type 2 (InterPro:IPR013210), Leucine-rich repeat (InterPro:IPR001611); BEST Arabidopsis thaliana protein match is: receptor like protein 56 (TAIR:AT5G49290.1); Has 228906 Blast hits to 34132 proteins in 1230 species: Archae - 113; Bacteria - 14890; Metazoa - 57611; Fungi - 2795; Plants - 136156; Viruses - 105; Other Eukaryotes - 17236 (source: NCBI BLink).), with protein sequence MLIFTIPQFFFAAWVMVVSLQMQGYISCIEKERKGLLELKAYVNKEYSYDWSNDTKSDCCRWERVECDRTSGRVIGLFLNQTFSDPILINLSLFHPFEELRTLNLYDFGCTGWFDDIHGYKSLGKLKKLEILDMGNNEVNNSVLPFLNAASSLRTLILHGNNMEGTFPMKELKDLSNLELLDLSGNLLNGPVPGLAVLHKLHALDLSDNTFSGSLGREGLCQLKNLQELDLSQNEFTGPFPQCFSSLTQLQVLDMSSNQFNGTLPSVISNLDSLEYLSLSDNKFEGFFSFDLIANLSKLKVFKLSSKSSLLHIESEISLQLKFRLSVIDLKYCNLEAVPSFLQQQKDLRLINLSNNKLTGISPSWFLENYPKLRVLLLWNNSFTIFHLPRLLVHSLHVLDLSVNKFDEWLPNNIGHVLPNISHLNLSNNGFQGNLPSSFSEMKKIFFLDLSHNNLSGSLPKKFCIGCSSLSILKLSYNRFSGKIFPQPMKLESLRVLIADNNQFTEITDVLIHSKGLVFLELSNNSLQGVIPSWFGGFYFLYLSVSDNLLNGTIPSTLFNVSFQLLDLSRNKFSGNLPSHFSFRHMGLLYLHDNEFSGPVPSTLLENVMLLDLRNNKLSGTIPRFVSNRYFLYLLLRGNALTGHIPTSLCELKSIRVLDLANNRLNGSIPPCLNNVSFGRSLDYEIDPDFGSSYGMVRADQELEESYSRSLVLPLEFELDYSGYLDFTVEFASKRRYDSYMGESFKFMFGLDFSSNELIGEIPRELGDFQRIRALNLSHNSLSGLVPESFSNLTDIESIDLSFNVLHGPIPHDLTKLDYIVVFNVSYNNLSGLIPSQGKFLSLDVTNYIGNPFLCGTTINKSCDDNTSGFKEIDSHSGDDETAIDMETFYWSLFATYGITWMAFIVFLCFDSPWRQAWFRLVNVFVSFLKCV encoded by the exons ATGTTGATATTCACTATACCGCAGTTTTTCTTCGCAGCATGGGTCATGGTTGTATCACTACAAATGCAAGGGTATATAAGTTGCATCGAGAAGGAGAGGAAGGGATTGTTGGAGCTCAAGGCTTATGTGAACAAGGAATATTCATATGATTGGTCTAATGACACGAAGAGTGATTGTTGCCGATGGGAAAGAGTGGAGTGTGATCGTACAAGTGGACGTGTGATCGGCCTCTTCTTGAATCAAACATTCAGTGATCCAATCCTGATAAATCTTTCCTTGTTTCACCCCTTTGAAGAATTGCGGACTTTAAACTTATATGATTTCGGATGCACAGGCTGGTTCGATGATATCCATG GGTATAAAAGCCTtgggaaattaaaaaaacttgagaTCCTCGATATGGGTAACAACGAAGTCAATAACAGTGTCTTACCCTTTCTAAATGCCGCTTCTTCGCTTAGAACTTTAATTCTTCATGGAAACAATATGGAAGGTACTTTTCCAATGAAAG AGCTAAAAGACTTGAGTAATCTAGAACTGTTGGATCTAAGTGGGAACTTGCTCAATGGCCCTGTGCCAG GCTTGGCGGTTTTGCATAAGCTTCATGCTTTGGATTTAAGTGACAACACATTTTCTGGATCATTAGGAAGAGAAG GACTTtgtcaattaaaaaatttgcaAGAGCTTGATTTGAGTCAAAACGAATTTACCGGTCCATTTCCTCAGTGTTTTAGTAGCTTAACCCAACTCCAAGTTCTTGATATGTCTTCAAACCAATTCAATGGGACGCTTCCATCTGTTATCAGCAATCTTGATTCTCTTGAGTATTTATCTCTCTCAGATAATAAGTTTGagggtttcttctctttcgatTTGATCGCCAACCTTTCTAAGCTCAAGGTGTTCAAACTTTCATCAAAATCTAGTTTGCTGCATATAGAGTCAGAAATCTCCCTACAACTGAAGTTTCGGTTGAGTGttattgatttaaaatattgCAACTTGGAAGCAGTTCCTAGCTTTCTTCAACAGCAGAAAGATTTGCGTCTAATTAATCTCTCCAACAACAAGTTGACCGGAATATCTCCATCTTGGTTTTTGGAGAACTATCCAAAACTTCGAGTTTTGCTTTTATGGAACAACTCATTCACTATCTTTCATCTTCCAAGACTACTTGTTCATAGTTTGCATGTTTTGGATCTATCAGTCAACAAGTTTGATGAATGGCTTCCCAACAATATCGGACATGTGCTTCCCAATATAAGTCACTTGAATCTTTCGAATAATGGGTTTCAAGGGAATTTGCCTTCTTCGTTTAGTGAGATGaaaaagatcttcttcttggacTTATCACATAATAACTTGTCAGGCAGTCTACCAAAGAAATTTTGCATTGGTTGTTCTTCATTAAGTATTTTGAAGCTTTCATACAACAGATTTAGTGGCAAGATTTTCCCACAACCAATGAAGTTGGAGTCGTTGAGGGTGTTGATTGCGGATAACAATCAATTTACCGAGATCACGGATGTGTTGATTCATTCAAAGGGTTTAGTATTTCTCGAACTGTCGAATAATTCTCTACAAGGTGTCATCCCAAGTTGGTTTGGAGGCTTTTATTTCTTGTATCTTTCGGTTTCGGATAATCTCCTAAATGGTACAATACCAAGCACCCTCTTTAACGTATCTTTCCAGCTTTTGGACCTCTCACGAAACAAGTTTTCCGGTAACTTGCCTTCACACTTCAGTTTTCGGCATATGGGTTTGTTGTACCTCCATGATAATGAATTCAGTGGGCCAGTTCCAAGTACATTGCTAGAAAATGTTATGTTACTCGATCTACGAAATAACAAGTTATCCGGCACTATCCCACGATTTGTCAGCAACcgatattttctttatcttttgttgAGGGGTAACGCATTAACGGGTCATATCCCAACTAGTCTTTGTGAGCTAAAGAGCATCAGGGTTTTGGATCTTGCTAATAACAGATTGAATGGTTCGATACCTCCATGCCTTAACAATGTATCCTTTGGGAGGAGCTTAGACTATGAGATAGATCCTGACTTTGGATCATCATATGGCATGGTTAGAGCAGATCAAGAATTAGAGGAGTCGTATTCTAGGTCCTTGGTTTTACCACTTGAGTTTGAGCTAGATTACTCAGGCTATTTGGACTTCACAGTGGAATTTGCATCAAAGAGAAGATATGATTCTTACATGGGAGAAAGTTTCAAGTTCATGTTTGGACTGGATTTTTCAAGTAATGAACTTATTGGTGAAATCCCGAGAGAGCTAGGAGATTTTCAAAGAATACGTGCTTTGAATTTGTCTCACAATTCCTTGTCAGGTTTAGTACCTGAAAGCTTCTCCAATCTAACAGATATAGAGAGCATTGATCTTTCGTTTAACGTGTTGCATGGACCAATACCTCATGACCTAACCAAGTTAGACTATATAGTTGTGTTTAATGTTTCATACAACAACCTCTCGGGCTTAATTCCAAGTCAAGGAAAGTTTTTAAGCTTGGATGTAACCAATTACATTGGTAATCCTTTTCTATGTGGGACaactataaataaaagttgCGATGATAACACTAGTGGTTTCAAGGAAATAGATTCTCATAGTGGAGATGACGAAACAGCAATCGATATGGAGACATTTTATTGGAGCCTCTTCGCCACATACGGTATAACATGGATGGCATTTATTGTGTTTCTTTGCTTTGATTCACCTTGGCGCCAAGCATGGTTTCGCCTTGTTAATGTGTTTGTCAGTTTTCTCAaatgtgtttga
- the RLP9 gene encoding receptor like protein 9: MLMMFSPAFVMVMDLMVLVMMIMMMVSSLDAHGHISCIESERKGLLELKAYLNISEYPYDWPNDTNNSDCCKWERVKCDLTSGRVIGLLLTDTYYPPPLLNLSLFYPFGELQTLNLSNFWCQGWFDHIHGYKSFERLKNLEILDISENGVNNTVLPFINTASSLKTLILHGNNMEGTFPMKELINLRNLELLDLSKNQFVGPVPDLANFHNLQGLDMSDNKFSGSNKGLCQLKNLRELDLSQNKFTGQFPQCFDSLTQLQVLDISSNNFNGTVPSLIRNLDSVEYLALSDNEFKGFFSLELIANLSKLKVFKLSSRSNLLRLKKLSSLQPKFQLSVIELQNCNLENVPSFIQHQKDLHVINLSNNKLTGVFPYWLLEKYPNLRVLLLQNNSLTMLELPRLLNHTLQILDLSANNFDQRLPENIGKVLPNIRHLNLSNNGFQWILPSSFGEMKDIKFLDLSHNNFSGSLPMKFLIGCSSLHTLKLSYNKFFGQIFPKQTNFGSLVVLIANNNLFTGIADGLRNVQSLGVLDLSNNYLQGVIPSWFGGFFFAYLFLSNNLLEGTLPSTLFSKPTFKILDLSGNKFSGNLPSHFTGMDMSLLYLNDNEFSGTIPSTLIKDVLVLDLRNNKLSGTIPHFVKNEFILSLLLRGNTLTGHIPTDLCGLRSIRILDLANNRLKGSIPTCLNNVSFGRRLNYEVNGDKLPFEINDDEEFAVYSRLLVLPRQYSPDYTGVLMFNVEFASKSRYDSYTQESFNFMFGLDLSSNELSGDIPKELGDLQRIRALNLSHNSLSGLIPQSFSNLTDIESIDLSFNLLRGPIPQDLSKLDYMVVFNVSYNNLSGSIPSHGKFSTLDETNFIGNLLLCGSAINRSCDDNSTTEFLESDDQSGDEETTIDMEIFYWSLAATYGVTWITFIVFLCFDSPWRRVWFHFVDAFISLFKCV; the protein is encoded by the exons ATGTTAATGATGTTCTCTCCAGCATTTGTAATGGTAATGGACCTAATGGTGCTGgttatgatgataatgatgatggtaTCATCGCTGGATGCGCATGGGCATATAAGTTGCATCGAAAGCGAAAGGAAAGGACTGCTAGAGCTCAAGGCATATCTCAACATATCCGAGTACCCGTATGATTGGCCTAATGACACGAACAACAGCGACTGTTGCAAATGGGAAAGAGTCAAGTGTGATCTTACCAGCGGGCGTGTGATTGGTCTTCTCTTGACTGACACATACTATCCTCCTCCCCTACTAAATCTTTCCTTGTTCTATCCATTTGGAGAATTACAAACTCTTAATTTAAGTAATTTCTGGTGTCAAGGCTGGTTCGATCATATCCATG GTTATAAAAGCTTTGAGAGATTGAAAAATCTTGAGATCCTTGATATTAGTGAAAACGGCGTCAATAATACTGTCTTACCGTTTATAAACACGGCTTCTTcgcttaaaactttaattctTCATGGAAACAATATGGAAGGTACTTTTCCAATGAAAG AACTTATAAACTTGAGAAATCTAGAACTGCTGGATCTAAGTAAGAACCAGTTTGTTGGGCCAGTGCCAG ACTTGGCAAATTTTCATAACCTTCAAGGTTTGGACATGAGTGATAACAAATTTTCTGGGTCAAACAAAG GACTTTGTCAACTGAAAAATTTACGAGAGCTTGATCTaagtcaaaacaaatttacaggTCAATTTCCTCAATGTTTTGATAGCTTGACCCAACTCCAAGTTCTTGATATCTCTTCAAACAACTTCAATGGTACAGTTCCATCTCTTATCAGAAATCTTGATTCTGTTGAGTATTTAGCTCTCTCGGATAATGAGTTTAAgggtttcttttctttggaatTAATCGCCAACCTCTCGAAGCTCAAGGTATTCAAACTTTCATCAAGATCTAATTTGTTGCGTCTAAAAAAGTTGTCCTCCTTACAGCCAAAGTTTCAGCTAAGTGTCATCGAGCTACAAAATTGCAACTTGGAAAATGTTCCAAGCTTTATTCAACACCAGAAGGATTTGCATGTGATTAACCTCTCCAACAACAAGTTAACTGGAGTATTTCCCTATTGGCTTTTGGAGAAATATCCAAATCTTCGGGTTTTGCTTTTGCAGAACAACTCTTTAACCATGCTTGAGTTGCCAAGACTACTTAATCATACTTTGCAGATTTTGGATTTATCAGCCAATAATTTTGATCAACGGCTTCCAGAGAACATTGGAAAGGTTCTTCCAAATATAAGGCACTTGAATCTTTCCAACAATGGGTTTCAATGGATACTACCATCGTCATTCGGTGAGATGAAAGATATTAAGTTCTTGGACTTATCTCATAATAATTTCTCTGGAAGTCTACCAATGAAGTTTCTTATTGGTTGTTCTTCATTGCACACTTTGAAGCTTTCATACAACAAATTCTTTGGTCAAATTTTCCCAAAACAGACAAACTTTGGGAGTTTGGTCGTGTTGATTGCGAATAACAATCTATTTACTGGGATCGCAGATGGGTTGCGTAACGTGCAATCTCTTGGAGTGCTCGACTTGTCGAATAACTATCTACAAGGTGTCATTCCAAGTTGGTTCGGCGGCTTTTTCTTTGCCTATCTTTTTCTCTCCAACAATCTTTTAGAAGGTACCTTGCCAAGCACGCTTTTTAGTAAACctacatttaaaattttggaccTCTCTGGAAACAAGTTCTCGGGGAACTTACCTTCGCACTTCACTGGTATGGATATGAGTCTATTGTATCTCAACGACAATGAGTTCAGTGGGACAATTCCAAGTACATTGATAAAAGATGTTTTGGTACTTGATCTGCGAAATAACAAATTGTCCGGGACTATTCCGCATTTTGTCAAGAACGAGTTTatcctctctcttttgttgagGGGTAACACATTAACGGGTCATATTCCTACTGATCTATGTGGTCTAAGAAGCATTAGGATCTTGGATCTTGCCAACAACAGATTGAAGGGATCTATACCAACATGTCTCAACAATGTATCATTTGGGAGGAGGTTAAACTATGAGGTTAATGGCGACAAATTACCATTTGAAATCAATGACGATGAAGAATTCGCTGTGTATTCTAGGTTATTGGTTTTACCACGTCAGTATTCTCCAGACTACACCGGCGTTTTGATGTTCAATGTTGAATTTGCATCAAAGAGTAGGTATGATTCTTACACTCAAGAAAGTTTCAACTTTATGTTTGGACTTGATCTGTCAAGTAATGAACTCAGTGGTGACATACCAAAGGAGCTTGGAGATCTTCAGAGAATACGTGCTTTAAATCTGTCTCATAATTCCTTGTCAGGTTTGATACCTCAAAGCTTCTCCAATCTAACGGATATTGAGAGCATTGATCTTTCGTTTAACTTGTTGCGGGGACCGATACCTCAAGATCTATCCAAGTTAGACTATATGGTTGTATTCAATGTGTCCTACAACAACCTCTCAGGCTCCATTCCAAGTCACGGAAAATTTTCTACGTTGGATGAAACCAACTTCATTggtaatcttcttctctgtggTTCAGCTATAAACAGAAGTTGTGATGATAACAGCACTACCGAGTTCCTTGAATCTGATGATCAAAGCGGGGATGAGGAAACAACAATCGATATGGAAATTTTCTACTGGAGTCTTGCTGCTACCTATGGTGTAACATGGATCACATTTATTGTGTTTCTTTGCTTTGATTCACCTTGGCGCCGAGTATGGTTTCACTTTGTTGATGCTTTTATCAGTCTTTTCAAGTGTGTTTGA